The window tttttgttgggagtttttaaattatggtaactgatttgttcaaattttcaatttcttcctgaatcatgtttctaggaatttattcatttcttctatattgttcaatttgttggcatgtaatttttcatagtattctcttacaatcctttgtatttctgtgttgtcAGTTGTCATTTCCCctcttgtatttcttattttgtttgagttctctctctctctctctctctctctctctcgtttgaTGAGCCTGGGTAAAGGCTTATGAATTTTGTTGATTCAATAAAACTAGCTCCTAGTTTTATTGAGCTGTTCTATTGttggtttgtttggggtttttttgtctctattttatttatctctgctctaatctttattatttccttccttctactgattttaggctttatttattctttttctagctcctttaggtataaagttgtggtgtttgagatttttcttgcttcttgaggtagccCTGTATCACTTTAAACTTCCCTCtcagaacagcttttgctgtatcccaaaggttttggaccattgtgttttcatcttcatttgtctccatcattctttttttaattaataaacttcTGATGAGACCTTTGGTGGTGAACAGACTATGGTGGTCCCCATGATCTCTATCCCCTGGCATTCACACACTTGTGGGATCCCCTTATATGGGCAAGGCCTGAAATTTGCTACTAACAGAATATGGCAATAGTGATAACATATATGTGATTACaaggacgcctgtgtggctcagtggttgagcatttgccttagctcaaggtgtgatccaaagatctaggatcaagtcccacatcgggctccctgtgaggagcctgcttctccctctgcctatgtctctgcctctctctctctctctgtgtctctcatgaacaaataaataaatctttttaaaattatgtgattccatatttgtaagtattttaGATTTTAGTGGACATCTTGCTGGAATCTGTCTCTCCCTTAGTCACTCGAAGGAAGCAAGCAGTCATTTGGGGTATCTTATATGGCAAGAAACTGTGAATGGCTTTTAGAGTCTAAGGGTGGCCTCTGGCTAGCAAAGAACTGAAGCCCTCAGTCTACAACCTCAAGAAACTGATTTCTGCCGATACCTGAGTTAGAAGTAGACTTTTCCCCAGTCAAGACTCAGATGAGACTACAGCCCACAGACCAGACTCCTGATctacagaaactatgagataataaatgtgtattgttttaagccactaagttcaCTGTAATGTTGTTACCCAGTAACAGATAACTAGCATACTCTTCCATCAAAGTTACTCACATATAACACATGGATCATGATGCCTATAGGATGTCCTGAGAAACTCAATCCAAATTCCCTTTGTAGATATTTGCCTTCTTTCCAAGGATCCAAGACACCTGTAAGACTCCCTCCTCCACTGATCATAAAGGAGGTCCTTGGTACCAAGAGAGGCTATGGTTGACAGGAAGGGAAAGCCTCCAGTTCCAGCACTTAGGTGGATCTAGACAGCAGTGAGGCTCTGTGATATAACAGATGTATCTAGCAAACATGGGCCCAATGTAAAAATTAATGTGGAGTGCACAGCACCAagattctcttccctctccctgcaaACGGAGAAAGTGATATGGGCTAAGCAAGGACacggttcctttttttttttaagattttatttatttttaaataatctctatacccaacgtggggctcaaaccacaaccctgacatcaagagtcacacgctctaccaaCCAAGCCGGTTGCCCCCAGGACAAGGTTCTTTGTAAAAAGTAGGAACCATACATAAGCTCACCAAAGAAAGAGTGTGTAAGAAGATGTCTGCCTTTGAGGATGCAGTTTGCGTATTCCAGAAGGCATCCAGAGGTTCCCAAGACAGCTTTGGCCCTGAGAGCCTGCCTCTTGGTAGCCAGGGACCTGATTTTGGAATTCAGATTAGAGACTTGAGCCCAGACAACATTCACAGCCCCCCAGAGCCCATTCTTTCCCGCACagcctctcttttccctcttccccctgtCCTTTTCCAGGCACGTCCCCTGAAACTTGCTTTTAGTCCAGTCGACAGGTTGCTAACTTGAGAGAAGAGTTCTACTGCAACAGCATTTCTCCAGCTGCATTCTGATCTGGAACCAGTCTGTAATTTGGCTGGTGACCTCTGACCCCAAGAACAATTAGTGCCCCCTCCTCCAACAGGCAGCATGGTCCACCAAGCCATGCTTTCGCATCATGAGTAGATTCACCAGGGACGGTATGACTAGTTGTTGGCATTCATTCTGCACAGACGTTGTGTGCTAGGGCTTTGAGAAATTCTTAAAGAcgttttttccttcctctgataTTTATTTCACCTGAATGAGAATGTTAGTGAGTGCTACTAGATTCAGGATTAACCATTGCTGGTGCCAGAAAGAAAGAGCAACATCTTGGATTTTCTTAGATACTAAGCAGGACTGTTCTAAGCTTCCTTATCCTTCCCTTGTGGGCCGAGCATTGATTTAGCATCTCCTTGATCAGCAAAATAGAATCCACCAAAGGACACAATGCCCCAGGGTTACTATATGCTCTTTATATAACTGATGACAGCGTTTACAATTTTCAAGGCgcatgggaaaaagaaaaacttctgatCAAAAAATATCAGGGACCCATGGAAGCCATCCTCCACGTGATACCACATCACAGGGACCCCTTGGTCCTCCAAGCGCTTCATATAGAGCAAGGTGTCATCACGGAGGACATCGTTCTCACAGCTCACCAGGAAGGCCTCGGGAAGCTGAGCGATGACCTCATCATCCCCTAGCAGAGGAGCATTTGTTATATCAAAAAGATGTTTGTTTTCCAGGTAGGCGGCCTCATTAAAAGGGCCGGGAAATTCAGGCTGGTAACCTGGCTTCCTGAAACTCTTGGGTATGTTGTCAGAGCTGAGCCACTTGCTGTATTTCCTCCAGATGTCCAGGGGGATGAAAGCACCACTCAGGATGGTGTCCCACCAGTGAGAGTTGACAACCAAGTATTTAAGCATACATATCATCATGATCTTCTGGGAGAGGAAAGGGACGTTCCGGTTCTGCTGGTGGGACGGCAGCTGCAAATTGATGATCTGAGTAATTGGATAAATCAGCACCTGGGCCCTGACCCGGGGAAGATCTGATCTGCCCACCAGGTGCTGGATGACACAGGCCACATTCCCTCCCCCAAGGCTGTCTCCGCAGATCACAACCCGGGAGGGGTCCACCCCGTAGGTTTTGAGGCCCTTCAGGAAGAGAATGGAGGTGTTCAGGCAGTCTTGGAAAATGCAGGGGTAGTGGTGATCCGGAAGCTTGCGGTACCTGAGGAGCAAGCAGGGAACACAAGCACAGCAATGTGGGCAGCTGTCGCTGGGAGCCGTTTTGACTGTGTCCTCGACCCCCCCTTGCAACACTGTCTCTGACTAAATCCTCAGAATGGCCCTGTGAGGTAAGGATTtttatccaccccccccccttctgcAGATGAGGATGTGAAGAGCCTCTCCTTGGTCTTGCAGGCAGGGACTCTCGACCTCTTGACTCGCACACTAGGCTCTGCCTGCTGCTGGGAGATGCAGACACTCCACACAAGGACACACAAGTTGAAGTGGAAACAGAACAACCAATAATGGCAGGAAAGGCAAAGGAGGCTGCTGTTCCTCCCGCTGGCTCTCTGGAGAGAAAGGGCTTGAAGGAACTAAAGCTCAGATGGAAGGGAAGTTTCTttcaggaagaatttttttttttaatcaaaaatctAATGACCAAGGTTTGTTCTTTTCCAAGGACTCAAAGAGCCGCCTTCTCTTTGAggtttgggggaggagggagcgggTTGGGAGGCACCCCGAGGGTGAAAGTGTAGGAAGGCTACGCAGCAGCGAACACACACTGCTCGGGCTCTGAGAGCATCCCGAGGGCTGCCCTAGGCAAGACCCCAAAGTGTGTCTCTTCGTGGGAATTCAAGGGTAAAGAGAATGGACTTCAAAATGAATGTCTAACATGTAAACTAcagagaaatattattcagccacaagaaggaaggaaatcctgccatgtggggcaacatgggtggaccttggGGACACTACAAGTATTGCAAAGGGGAGTCAAGGACACAGCTAAAACTCACACTAAGTGCAGGAAGTCaagcagagaaaggcaaataccgtgtgatttcacttatacgggGAATCTCAAAAGCCAAAACTCAGAATGGTGGCTACCAAGGGTCTGGGGCAGATGGGGGTAGGATAGTCAAGAGTACGCACTTCCAGTTCTAAGTGACCAGGTGTGGGGCTCTAAGGCACAACATGGTGATTACAGTATCAAACTGAGGCAGAGGGCACCTTAAAGTACCTAATCTTATAcgtcaattatatttcaacaaagcTGGGGGGAAGCACttacataaatacaaaaacacaagCTACAGAGTGCAGGAATCAAGATTGGGATAAGAGAAgggaatgaattttttaaaaaaaataaacagtctgCCTAGCATTGTACCTTCTAGTTCCGTCcgcatcattgcaaatggcaagatttcatctttctGACGCTGAGTAACATTCCCTTGTGTATACagaccacatcgtctttatccattcacctgttgatgggcatccgggctctttccatagtttggctcttgcgGACATTACTGCTgtaagcattggggtgcaggtgccccttcggatcactacactTGTATGCTTTGGGTAAATGCTTagtgggtcatagggtagctctatttttaacttttggaggaaattCCATAGGCAagtaccatgatttcactcatatgtgggatttaagaattaaaacagatgaacataggggaagggaaggaaaaataaaataagaggaaaacttAGAGGGAAGCAAACCTAAGAGACTCTTAGTGTCGGAAACAAACAGGGTCGCCggagaggggatggggtaacGGAGGGACCGGCGTGAAGGAGGGCGCTGGATGTCGCGGGCACTGGGtgtacatgcaactgatgaatcagcAAATTCTACATGTGAAACTATGAGAGAGAAATAGTTTGGCTAAGCTGCTTGGATTAgacattttatgtaaaacatggttgttatttcaaatttttgtttgaaattgtcgctaattgtcttttctcttcttacaACCTATCATTTGAAAGGATCAAACAAGTGTATTCTAACTCTAAGATTAAATTTAGAAGACACTCAAGAGGGAAAAATGAGGGCAGCTGGGAGATGGgggggtgctcagcagtttagcgctgccttcagcccaaggagtgatcccaggttctgggatcgagtcccgtgtccggctccccgcagggagcctgcttctccctcagcctgtgtttctgcctgtctctctgtgtcgctcatggataaataaataaaatcttaaaaaaaaaaaaaagagggaaaaatgacACCTTAGACTAGTGGCTTTTAAACTTTGTTAGAAGGCggctgggggctcagtcagttaagcatctgatggGCTCAGGTCCGtatctcagtggggagtctgcttctctccctccgcccctccccacacttgcaccatttctctaaaataaataaatctttcttttttaaaaaagcaaactttgTTAGAACAGCAATATTATTGTTCTTATTAAAATGATACGAGGAGCCCCGCTGTAGAAGGTAAGTAGGTAGCGGTGGTTCTGGCTTTGCCCAAGGCTAAGGGACCTGAGGCCTCCCActcactcttcctcctccttgacCTCCTTCACCACCTCTAAGGCAGTGAAGGGAACCCTAGTGCCCCGAGGAGCCCAGTTTGAAAGCCACTTCCTCCTGTTTGACCTTGATTTTCGTTTCCATTAAAAGTTGCTCCAGGCATCATCTTTAAGGACAGGGTTTGATCAACTGCAATTTTGCAATATTTCTTCAGTGAGCAACATATTGATAAATAAATCGATGTTATCAACGTGGGTTTTCATTTAAACTCAgcagaacagggatccctgggtggctcagcagtttagcgccaccttcagcccaggacgtgaccccggggtcctgggatcaagtcccacgtcgggctccctgcatggggcttgcttctccctctgcctgtgtctctgcctctgtgtgtgtgtgtgtgtgtgtgtgtgtgtgtgtgtgtctcatgaataaatagataaaatctttaaaaaaataaaaaataaataactcagcAGAACATATACTACTGGGTAGGGTCCTCGCAGTGAAagggccccagcccccagcagcagCAAGCACAAATTCAGGCTCCATTTTCCCCTTTCTAGAAGTGAATCCACCTCACTGAATGTTGACTGTGCAAATCTgacataatgaaagaaataacaaaccCTACGTGCTTTCCATTAGCAGAATCCTGATTTGCTGGAAAGAGACAGTAACGCCCCGTGCCCTCCTGTATTCTCTCTTGACCACCGAGGGCAGGGGTAAAGGCTTTGCAGGACCAAAAGGGAAAGAGACTGATCCTCTCCAGGAGCTTAGGTAGGGAGTCCCATTATGCGGTGATGAGGAATTATGAGTATTTCAGATCCTgcacatcttttcctgtgtctctaaGTCTTTACTCCTGGACATGGTCCACCCACAGTCCCCCTGGCAGCCTGAAGAACCTTCCCCGCCTTTCTACCTCCACCAGCCACTCTATCAAAATCAGTCTCGCCCACGCCCTAAGTCTTCTTTTtactccttcttcttctccttcttttttttaattttaatttttttttttttttgagagacagagagagcatgagagatgaggcagggggcaggcagagggaaagggagagagaatcttaagtagactccactctgagtgctgagcccatctcagggctgagatcatgacctgagctgaaatcaagagtcagatgcttaaccaattgagctcccacccccaggtgccccttgggtcTTTTCCAGAAAGACAATATCCTAAGCAATTTCCTACAAAGTATTCATGCAGGTGTTTGTTAACACTTTCATGTGTTTGAGTATTTTCATCAGCACAAGGGCCTTCttgggtgtagagcctgatgGAAACAATGGGTCCCTgcagttagttagttagttagttagttagttagttgttTTAATGACACAATAAGCAGAATCATCACCCCAAACAACAGCCAGAACCTTGACCATAACCATCAACCAACCCTGTaatatcctcaccagcatctcATCTCACTGCCTTCCTCATCTGAGGGAACAGTTCCCCTGAATCTGGCATCCAtcatcccttttctttcctttttacataTGCAGATTCCTTACAAACactcttttgattttgtttttaacttgataaagtctcaaaaagaaaaaagaaagaaaaagagaagtctcaggctttatgtaatttttttgaaagaatttttcactgaattttatATGGCTAAGATGCATTCACGTTCTTTTGTGCCCTCCCAGTTCGTTTATTTAAATAGCTATGTTTTTTAAAGGGCtatgtaattttaataaaagagaggaaaagaaccGTATGATCTTgtccatagatgcagaaaaagcatttgacaaaatacagcatctttctTGATAAAAGCCTTcaagaaagtagggatagagaTAACACCTCAGCATTCTAAAGGCCATAAacgaaagacccacagctaatatcatccccAATGGGGGAAAAACCTAGAGCCTCTCCACTACAGTCGGGAACAAGACAGGGACGTCCACTGTCGCCATTACTATTTAATAGCACTgtaagtcctagcctcagcaatcagacaacaaaaagaaataaaaggcaaccaaattggcaaggaaaacgtcaaactttcactgtttgcaaACGACATGATACTCTATTTAGAAAACCcgaaagattccaccaaaaaattgctagatcTAACACATGAATTCAGCATAGTTTcaggatatgaaatcaatgtgcagaaagcTGTTGCATTTTAATACATcaataacaaagcagcagaaaaagaaatcaaggaatcgatcccatttgcaattgcaccagaAACAATacgatacctaggaataaacctaactaaagaggtgaaagatctgtactctgaaaactatagaaaacttgtggaagaaatggaaaagcattccgggctcacagattggaagaacaaacattgttaaaatgtctgtaccagggatccctgggtggcgcagcggtttggcgcctgcctttggcccagggcgcgatcctggagacctgggatcgaatcccatgtcgggctcccggtgcatggagcctgcttctccctctgcctgtgtctctgcctctctctctctatgactatcataaataaataaaaattttaaaaataaataaataaataaataaaaataaattaaaaaaaataaaatgtctgtaccacccaaagcaatttacatagttaatgtaatcccaatcaaaatgccaacagcagttttcacagagctagaacaaactatcctaaaaattgtgtggaaccacaaaagaccccaaatagccaaagcaatcttgaaaaagagaaaggaaagccgggggcatcacaattccagacttcgaGCTCTTTTACAAAGCTGCAGTCAGCAAGGCAGTAAGGTGCTGGCACagggacagacacacagatcaatgggacagaatagagaacccagagatGGACCCACTATATGgccaactcatcttcaacaaagcaggaaataatatccagtggaaaaaagacggtctcttcaGCAAACGGTGTTGGCGAAACTGAACAgccgcatgcagaagaatgaacccgGACCCCTTGCTTACagcacacacaaacataaattcagaaagacctgaatgtgagacaggaaaccatcaaaatcctagagcagaacCCAGGCAGCCCCCTCTGCGACCTCGGCCGTAGCGACTTCACTAGACGCGTCCccggaggcaagggaaacaaaagcaagaacgAAGTGTTGGGCCTTCATCAAGgcagaagcttctgcacagcggaGGAAACCGTCAACAACACTAAAAGGCAGCAGGAATGGCAGCGGGTATTTGCGGAGGACACATCTGATGAAGGGCTAGTaccccaaatctataaagaacttatcaaactcaatacccagaaaacaaacaatctgGTCCAGAagtgggcaggaggcagggagcctggggggctccgtcgggtaaagcatctgccttcagctcaggtcatgatcctggggtcctggatcgagccccacattaggctccttgctcagcggggagtgtgcttctccctccctcctccccctactcgtgctctctgcctctttctctctttctgataaaTCAGtaagtcaaaaaagaaagaagaaagaaagaaagaaagaaagaaagaaagaaagaaagaaagaaagaaagaagaaagaaagaaagaaagaaagaaagaaagaaagaaagaaagaaagaaagagagaaagaaagaaagaaagaaagaaatgagcaaaaggcatgaacatacacttttccaaagaagacactcAGAATCCTTATATTcagcatcacccatcatcagggaaatacaagtcaacaccacaatgagctatcacctcacacctgtgagaatggctaaaattagcaacacaagaaacaacaggtgttggtgaggaggCGGAGAACAGGGAACcccttgccctgttggtgggaacacaaactgAGACCACTTTGAAGGGTCCTCAAGAAATTACGAATAGAACTTCTCTACGACCCAGCACCTGcactattgagtatttacccaaagggtgCAGAAATACAGACTCCaagggggcacctgcaccccaatgattatagcagcattatcaacgaTAGCCAAACTACGGAAGAAACCCCAAAAGTCCGTCCACCGATGAATGGCCAAGGAGGATGCGGTGTGCCTATCCAATGGGACGTTACTCAGCCTTAAAggggaatgaaatcttgtcatttgcgaGGTCGTGGGTCAAGCCAGAGTGTTAGGCCACGTGGAGtaaaccagtcagagaaagacaaataccagaggATTTCGCTCgaatgtggaatttcagaaacaaatgagcaaagggggacaaaatagaaataaatcaagaaacagactatagagaacaaactggtggtgaccagagaggaggtggggggggggtgaaatAGGGgacggggattaaggagagcacttgtccCCATGAGCACGGgctgatgtatggaagtgctgagtcATGTCCTGTACACCATAAACTCCTATTACACTGTAccttaactaactggaatttaaataaaaacataaaaaaggggatccctgggtggttcagcggtttagcacttgcctttggcccagggtgcgatcctggagtcccgggatcaagtcccgcgttgggctcccagcatggagtctgcttctccctcctcctgtgtctctgcctctctctctctctctctctctctctatgtctatcataaataaataaataaataaataaataaataaataaataaatcttaaaaaagagtctggttttttctctttgtctctcttttttccctttgttcatttttttgcttcttaaattgcacatatgattGAAATCCCGGTATTTATGCCCCTTTGACTGGCTTATCTCTCTCAGCACTgctctctaggtccatccgtgttgttgcaaatggcaagatttcactccttttagagagaggaaggcaaagcAGAAGACACCCTGAACAGTAAAGAACAAACCGAGGGTTGGCGGGAGGCAGGTGCATGGGGAGGcgctggggggggggcgctgggcatcaaggagggcacgtgctgcgatgagcactgagtgtgtTGTGTGAGTTatgaatcactaaaaaaaaataaaaattaaaaataaaacttcatcccttttacggctgagtaatactccattatagAGACACCAGGTGGTCTTTATCCACTCGTtaattaagggacacctgggcggctttCGCACTTGgaattgtaaataatgttgccaAAACCCCGGGGGCGCACACATCCTgtcaaattagtgttttcgtaTTCCCTGGGTAAACACCCCGGAGTGCGATTACCGGATCACGGGGTAGCcgtatttctaactttttgaggccCCTCCGCCTCGTCTTCCACAGCGTGGGTTCCAGCCACGGTGCAGGAGGTTCTTTTGCCTCCACCTCCCCGCCAACGCGTCGCTTCTCGCCGCGGTGTACTCCACACCCCGTTGGGGGGGGCATGTGGATCGTTTCTGGGTTTTCGCCCTTTTGCACATGCTGTGCCGGGGTCTCCCACGGCCGATGCGCGCTCATTCCTGCCTTGCCCCACGCAGGCGACACCCACCCACTGTCCCCAGCGACTCACCCAATCAACAGCAGCACCGAGTCAGTCTCCACGGCCAGCTGACTGCACAGGTTGTGGTAGGAGTCTGCAAGACAGGCCCGGTCACGGCAGCGGCCACCCCCGTGTCCCCTGcagtcccccaccccccgccccggcccccagggAGAGAGCCCGCCAGCCGCATCGTCTGTGGGTGTGACATTGTCCTTCTGTTCCTGTTCTTGCCTCCTCTGCAGCGACACTGGCTGGCTCTGCCTCGGCACAACCAAAGAGCCAGCTCACGTCAGGCGCCTGACACCTGCTCCGGTCCCTGATGTGGGGGCTCCGATGTGCCTCGGGGCTCACCGGCGGCAACGTTTTCTTTTACAgtggggcgcggggagggggtgcggggggaCACTGAGGGCCCGGAAGGCTTGGTGATCTGACAGCTAGAAACCAAGCCCAGAGGAGGCGGGCGGGCCTGACCGAGCGTATTAATGACGCTACGATGGAGAAATAGGCGATGGTTGGAGGGCGCAGGCCTACGAGCCGAGCGCGCCCCTGAGCTTTTCCGAGGACAAGGCCACTGTCCACAGCTCGTTGGCCGTCCCAGCACGGGCCACACACAGAACCTGCACCGAATAAGCCCCTAGTTCAGTGGTTGTCAACCGTGGCTGGACACAGTTCCAGGGAGTTTTTACAAGT is drawn from Vulpes lagopus strain Blue_001 chromosome 8, ASM1834538v1, whole genome shotgun sequence and contains these coding sequences:
- the AADACL4 gene encoding arylacetamide deacetylase-like 4 encodes the protein MLLLCLLLLSSFLVGLFLWAVCQHFLTADIPSTLQHPIKLRFLHCMFLYMVILAEIFEKLGICSKLRFLQLLQSGVRVKRDARLVVTDLCLGTTPVRLFQPKAVSSGPRRGIIFFPGGGGFLGSLDSYHNLCSQLAVETDSVLLLIGYRKLPDHHYPCIFQDCLNTSILFLKGLKTYGVDPSRVVICGDSLGGGNVACVIQHLVGRSDLPRVRAQVLIYPITQIINLQLPSHQQNRNVPFLSQKIMMICMLKYLVVNSHWWDTILSGAFIPLDIWRKYSKWLSSDNIPKSFRKPGYQPEFPGPFNEAAYLENKHLFDITNAPLLGDDEVIAQLPEAFLVSCENDVLRDDTLLYMKRLEDQGVPVMWYHVEDGFHGSLIFFDQKFFFFPCALKIVNAVISYIKSI